The following are encoded in a window of Halosolutus halophilus genomic DNA:
- a CDS encoding Zn-dependent hydrolase, which yields MTDATIDERRFRERFDEFNEIGATDAGGVNRPALSEENREARDTLVEWFRDAGLDVRIDEMGNIFGRREGRDTDADAVLFGSHIDSQYNGGRYDGVVGVLSALEVVEAFNDADVETDRPLEIVAWSNEEGVRFQPDMLGSGVYTGVFDLEYAYDREDKDGNRFGDELERIGYKGEEPCEPDDLHCYFEVHVEQGPFLERADLSVGVVEGVFGFSWMNVTFEGQANHAGPTPMNMRHDAFVATADVTKAVREITATEGTDLVGTVGSVDVWPNAINVIPERVEFTLDFRSYDNAVVDAAVDRVRNEIEWAAEREGLEYEFEEIMRVDADPFHDECIETVADAAEDAGCEYTRLVSGAGHDANYLNKITPTSMIFVPSVDGISHRESEYTEWEDVVTGAEVLLRAVNEQASV from the coding sequence ATGACGGATGCGACGATCGACGAGCGTCGGTTCCGCGAACGGTTCGACGAATTCAACGAGATCGGTGCGACCGACGCCGGCGGTGTGAATCGCCCCGCACTCTCCGAGGAGAACAGAGAAGCGCGCGATACGCTGGTCGAGTGGTTCCGCGACGCGGGCCTCGACGTGCGTATCGACGAGATGGGGAACATCTTCGGTCGCCGCGAGGGGCGCGATACGGATGCGGACGCGGTCCTGTTCGGCTCTCACATCGACAGTCAGTACAACGGCGGCCGGTACGACGGCGTCGTCGGGGTGCTCAGCGCGCTCGAGGTCGTCGAGGCGTTCAACGACGCCGACGTCGAAACGGATCGCCCGCTCGAAATCGTCGCCTGGAGCAACGAGGAGGGCGTCCGCTTCCAGCCGGATATGCTCGGCAGCGGCGTGTACACCGGCGTCTTCGACCTCGAGTACGCCTACGATCGGGAGGACAAGGACGGAAACCGGTTCGGGGACGAACTCGAACGAATCGGATACAAGGGCGAGGAGCCCTGCGAACCGGACGATCTCCACTGTTACTTCGAGGTGCACGTCGAACAGGGACCGTTCCTCGAACGGGCGGACCTGAGCGTCGGCGTCGTCGAGGGCGTCTTCGGCTTCTCGTGGATGAACGTTACCTTCGAGGGGCAGGCGAACCACGCCGGCCCGACGCCGATGAACATGCGCCACGACGCCTTCGTCGCCACGGCGGACGTGACGAAGGCCGTCCGCGAGATCACGGCCACCGAAGGAACGGATCTCGTCGGCACGGTCGGCAGCGTCGACGTCTGGCCCAACGCGATCAACGTCATCCCCGAGCGCGTCGAGTTCACCCTCGACTTCCGGTCGTACGACAACGCCGTCGTCGACGCGGCCGTCGATCGCGTCCGGAACGAGATCGAGTGGGCCGCCGAACGCGAGGGACTCGAGTACGAGTTCGAGGAGATCATGCGCGTCGACGCCGACCCGTTCCACGACGAGTGTATCGAGACCGTCGCGGACGCGGCCGAGGACGCCGGCTGTGAGTACACGCGATTGGTTAGCGGTGCGGGTCACGACGCCAACTACCTCAACAAGATCACCCCGACGAGCATGATCTTCGTCCCGAGCGTCGACGGCATCAGCCACCGGGAGAGCGAGTACACCGAGTGGGAAGACGTCGTCACAGGTGCCGAGGTCCTCCTCCGGGCCGTGAACGAGCAAGCATCCGTCTGA
- a CDS encoding sulfurtransferase TusA family protein, which yields MHIDVSGLVCPQPVSIVRRCLEALEPGDELVVTGDYPPAERSICRTCYKHGYAVTDATDADTDGADAEADSIDADTDGAETFTLRIRVTERADPSTSETVSLR from the coding sequence GTGCACATCGACGTCAGTGGACTGGTCTGTCCGCAACCGGTGAGCATCGTCCGCCGCTGTCTCGAGGCACTCGAACCGGGCGACGAACTCGTCGTGACTGGGGATTATCCGCCGGCCGAGCGGAGTATCTGCCGAACGTGCTACAAGCACGGATACGCCGTTACCGACGCTACCGATGCGGACACCGACGGTGCCGATGCGGAGGCCGACAGTATCGATGCGGACACCGACGGAGCGGAGACGTTCACCCTCCGCATCCGCGTAACCGAACGTGCCGATCCGTCCACGAGCGAAACGGTATCGCTCCGCTGA
- a CDS encoding xanthine dehydrogenase family protein molybdopterin-binding subunit, translated as MEGVERDEPQAADAEGSPMEWDEPANNRKSRDERVNLTTDVEKDDARKIVTGEAHYTADYSRRFPDLAHGTVVRSEVAHGFVTDIDASDAEAMDGVYAVVTPWDDVVPDTLYSSSGQSYPEPSPWDMRVLRRHVRFVGDPIAAVAAETSEIADRAARAIDVEYDEREAVFDVGAATEPDAPRLFADDEVENAQSGADYGRNLESHFEGEIGDVDAAFDRNDVRVHETEWETPYQSHCVPEPHTTIAYTDEDDRHTFITATQVPNHTRRQLAHVFDVPIRDVRVEKPRVGAGFGSKQEMAIEPIAFALHLAADRPVKLEMTRREEFYALRSRHPMDLTMRSAVTEDGTIVAMDLYARSNAGAYGTHGMTVASNVGTKALPLYPRVPNIRFEGDVVHTNLPMGAAMRGYGAPQGHFAVEAHVDEVARDLGVDPVEFKRRHAIRKGDLDDVSTILKDDDRFARRIRSCGLDECIERGMDAIGWDDVEQPDEEHLHRGVGMAMCAQGSGVAGKELGAAKLAMNEDGSFHLHVGGVDTGTGNDTMFTQIAAEVLGCRPADIVVTSSDTDITPFDYGSYASSTTYISGTAVKKAAEDAKERILYWGSKLLEEPEAHLETEDGEVYSEETGASVDLEEVGYEATYGHDEREQIMGDGHHSTDESPPPFGAQFVDVTVDEETGEFELDKLVYAADCGVAINPPLAEGQVEGGQHMSLEYATSGDLEFDDEGAPQTTGFRQYGMPRTTDHPPMETLLVETHEPTGPFGAKSIGELPTNGIPPALSNAIRDAVGVRLTSLPITPEDVKAAIERRGERT; from the coding sequence ACCTCGCCCACGGCACGGTCGTTCGCAGCGAGGTCGCACACGGCTTCGTGACGGATATCGACGCGAGCGACGCCGAAGCGATGGACGGCGTGTACGCGGTCGTCACCCCCTGGGACGACGTCGTTCCCGACACGCTGTACTCGAGTTCCGGACAGTCGTATCCGGAGCCGAGTCCGTGGGACATGCGCGTCCTCAGGAGACACGTCCGGTTCGTCGGGGATCCGATCGCGGCCGTGGCCGCCGAAACGAGCGAGATCGCGGACCGCGCCGCCCGCGCGATCGACGTCGAGTACGACGAACGGGAGGCCGTCTTCGACGTCGGGGCGGCGACGGAACCGGACGCTCCGCGCCTGTTCGCGGACGACGAGGTCGAGAACGCACAGAGCGGCGCTGACTACGGGCGAAACCTCGAGTCGCACTTCGAGGGGGAAATCGGTGACGTCGACGCCGCGTTCGATCGGAACGACGTCCGCGTCCACGAGACCGAGTGGGAGACGCCGTACCAGTCCCACTGCGTTCCCGAGCCTCACACCACGATCGCCTACACCGACGAAGACGACCGACACACCTTCATCACGGCGACGCAGGTGCCGAACCACACGCGGCGACAGCTGGCGCACGTCTTCGACGTCCCGATCCGCGACGTCCGCGTGGAGAAACCGCGCGTGGGTGCCGGATTCGGCTCGAAACAGGAGATGGCGATCGAACCGATCGCGTTCGCGCTACACCTGGCGGCGGACCGGCCGGTCAAACTCGAGATGACGAGACGGGAGGAGTTCTACGCGCTGCGCTCGCGCCATCCGATGGACCTGACGATGCGATCGGCGGTGACCGAGGACGGGACCATCGTGGCGATGGACCTCTACGCGCGCTCGAACGCCGGAGCGTACGGCACCCACGGGATGACGGTCGCCTCGAACGTCGGGACCAAGGCGCTCCCCCTGTACCCGCGCGTGCCGAACATCCGGTTCGAGGGGGACGTCGTCCACACGAACCTGCCGATGGGGGCCGCGATGCGGGGCTACGGCGCGCCGCAGGGTCACTTCGCCGTCGAGGCCCACGTAGACGAGGTCGCCCGCGACCTCGGCGTCGACCCCGTCGAGTTCAAACGGCGACACGCGATCCGGAAGGGCGACCTCGACGACGTCTCGACCATTCTCAAGGACGACGATCGGTTCGCCCGGCGGATCCGATCGTGCGGCCTCGACGAGTGCATCGAACGTGGGATGGACGCGATCGGTTGGGACGACGTCGAACAACCCGACGAGGAGCATCTCCACCGGGGCGTCGGCATGGCGATGTGCGCACAGGGAAGCGGCGTCGCCGGCAAGGAACTCGGCGCGGCCAAACTCGCGATGAACGAGGACGGTTCGTTCCACCTCCACGTCGGCGGCGTCGACACCGGGACCGGCAACGACACCATGTTCACCCAGATCGCAGCCGAAGTACTCGGCTGTCGGCCGGCCGATATCGTCGTCACGTCCTCCGATACCGACATCACCCCGTTCGACTACGGCTCCTACGCCTCGTCGACGACGTACATCAGCGGGACCGCCGTCAAGAAAGCGGCCGAAGACGCGAAAGAGCGGATCCTCTACTGGGGCTCGAAACTCCTCGAGGAACCCGAAGCGCACCTCGAGACCGAGGACGGCGAGGTCTACAGCGAGGAGACGGGTGCGAGCGTCGACCTCGAGGAGGTCGGCTACGAGGCGACCTACGGCCACGACGAGCGCGAGCAGATCATGGGCGACGGACATCACTCGACGGACGAGAGTCCGCCGCCGTTCGGCGCGCAGTTCGTGGACGTCACCGTCGACGAGGAAACCGGCGAGTTCGAACTCGACAAACTGGTCTACGCCGCCGACTGCGGCGTCGCGATCAATCCGCCGCTCGCCGAGGGTCAGGTCGAGGGTGGCCAGCACATGAGCCTCGAGTACGCGACCAGCGGCGACCTGGAGTTCGACGACGAAGGGGCCCCACAGACCACCGGGTTCCGGCAGTACGGGATGCCCCGGACGACGGATCACCCGCCGATGGAAACGCTCCTGGTAGAAACCCACGAGCCGACGGGGCCGTTCGGCGCGAAGTCCATCGGCGAACTGCCGACCAACGGGATCCCGCCGGCGCTGAGCAACGCCATCCGCGACGCCGTCGGGGTGCGACTGACCTCCTTGCCGATCACCCCCGAGGACGTCAAGGCGGCGATCGAACGCCGTGGAGAGCGGACCTAG
- a CDS encoding 5'-deoxyadenosine deaminase: MILSGTVIADADTVVDDGSVVVEGTRIEAVGRRDELVDRYPDREERSYDILLPGLVGGHIHSVQSLGRGIADDSELLDWLFEYILPMEASLSAEEMEIAAKLGYLELVESGTTTCIDHLSVNHADRAFEAAGEVGIRGLLGKVLMDRRSPDGLAEATDDALAETERLIRKYHGAFDDRIRYAVTPRFAVSCSEACLRGARELADTYDGVRIHTHASENRSEIETVESDTGMRNIHWLDEVGLTGEDVVLAHCVWTDESEREVLAETGTHVTHCPSSNMKLASGVAPVVDYLDRGINVALGNDGPPCNNTLDPFTEMRQGSLLQKVDRLDPVAAPAETLFEMATINGARAAGFDRLGALREGWRADIIGVRTDVTRATPLHDPLSHLVFGAHGDDVVFSMVDGNVLMDDGEVTTVDADAVRERANDVGLSLEEHRDAAAEVRP; encoded by the coding sequence ATGATACTATCCGGCACGGTGATCGCGGACGCCGACACCGTCGTCGACGACGGGAGCGTAGTCGTCGAGGGGACGCGGATCGAAGCGGTGGGGCGACGGGACGAACTCGTCGATCGGTATCCGGACCGCGAGGAGCGATCGTACGATATTCTCCTTCCCGGTCTCGTCGGCGGACACATCCACTCGGTCCAGAGTCTCGGCCGGGGCATCGCGGACGATTCGGAGTTACTCGACTGGCTCTTCGAGTACATCCTCCCGATGGAAGCCTCGCTCTCGGCGGAGGAGATGGAGATCGCGGCGAAACTGGGCTACCTCGAACTCGTCGAGAGCGGGACGACGACGTGTATCGATCATCTGTCGGTGAACCACGCGGATCGAGCGTTCGAAGCGGCCGGCGAAGTCGGGATCCGCGGGCTGCTCGGAAAGGTCCTGATGGATCGACGGTCACCGGACGGACTCGCGGAAGCGACCGACGACGCGCTCGCCGAGACGGAACGACTCATCCGGAAGTACCACGGTGCGTTCGACGATCGCATCCGGTACGCGGTGACGCCTCGATTCGCCGTCTCGTGTTCCGAGGCGTGTCTCCGCGGCGCTCGCGAACTCGCGGATACGTACGACGGCGTTCGCATTCACACGCACGCGAGCGAGAACCGAAGCGAGATCGAGACGGTCGAATCGGACACCGGGATGCGAAACATCCACTGGCTGGACGAGGTCGGACTCACCGGGGAGGACGTCGTCCTCGCCCACTGCGTCTGGACGGACGAGAGCGAACGCGAGGTCCTGGCCGAGACCGGAACGCACGTCACCCACTGCCCGTCGTCGAACATGAAACTGGCGAGTGGCGTCGCCCCCGTCGTGGACTACCTCGATCGCGGGATCAACGTCGCGCTCGGCAACGACGGACCACCGTGTAACAACACGCTCGATCCGTTCACGGAGATGCGCCAGGGGAGTCTCCTCCAGAAGGTCGATCGGCTCGATCCCGTCGCGGCACCCGCCGAGACGCTGTTCGAGATGGCGACGATCAACGGCGCGAGAGCCGCCGGCTTCGATCGGCTCGGCGCGCTCCGAGAGGGGTGGCGAGCGGATATTATCGGGGTTCGAACCGACGTGACCCGTGCGACGCCGCTGCACGATCCACTTTCCCACCTCGTCTTCGGGGCCCACGGCGACGACGTCGTCTTCTCGATGGTCGACGGTAATGTACTGATGGACGACGGCGAGGTGACGACCGTCGATGCGGACGCGGTCCGCGAACGGGCGAACGACGTCGGACTCTCGCTCGAGGAACACCGCGACGCGGCGGCGGAGGTGCGGCCCTAG